The segment atgtttttctctgttttcgatTATTGAAACTAGCAACAAGTAGCAATTTAGGACAAGAGTATAaacaatggaaaataaaaaatcgaatgtaaaaaatgtatttgttttaattaaaaaataggCAACAATGTGTTCTTCAATACAATCGAGCCCTAAAATTGCAGAGCTCGCGGCAGAtaattaaaactaaaactatCCTAACAAACTAGACGCCCTCATCACGCTGAACTATGCGTAGCTTTCAACCTCGCTATTGCCGCATCCAGGGCAGCCAGATCGAAGTCCTCGTTGTTGGTTGCCCGCAAGTCTTCCAACATTTCGATCACGTAGTCCGGTGCCGGCGGCTCCAGCGGCAGATGGGCTCCCTTCGGTTGGAATCCCCTCTCGTCGGCTACGTAGCTAACCTGGTACTCCTTGCCGTCCGGACCGAGGTAGGAGAACTCGCCGTTTGCATTGATGCCGTCACTGCTACGCTGCATCGCTTTGATCCCGTTGCTGGTTTCGTAATTGAAAGCGTAGCTGCCGTCACCGTTGAGGATCAAATCCTGGCTGAGAACGGTTGCGTCTGCGTCGGCACCGTCCGGTGATCGTTCTATCCGAGCGGCTGAAATTGCTCCAACTATCAGCAGGACGAAGAACTGCACCGAGAACGAAGGTTTTAATTtggttaatttttttgttttgtttttttcaaaCAGTGAAATTAGCTATTGGTGTAAAGTGGAAGTGAATTAGCTAGATTTTAAAATCATGTAGTTAGACACAAGCCTTGGGTGTTACAACCGTCTCGATTCTACAAACCGATTTTGATCAGAAACCGTAGTTCTGATTTCTGATCAGAATTAGTGTGATCGAAAGattattttttaaacacaaatttAAAAAGCAGCCCAGTGAATACGTCAAACATTTTTTTAGGTTGCTATCACATAGGTAATCAACCTCTGCGGCAAGGTTCAAGTAGATATCTTTGTTTATTTCGTTTATATTGGGCGATAAACATATGATGCCCGCATCTATCACATTTCGGTGCTATAGTTTAGTGACAGTTGTCACGTGACTATGATGAGCTATATAGGGGGTAATCTATTCTGATAAATAAATATGAAGTGGATAATTTATTGCTTTATCAGAGGTATTGTTGTTACTAATTTTCTGAGACCCATATGTTTCTTCCGGGAAATAATAGATTCCGATATGTCTCATCGTTTATTGTCAATGCAAACTGTCTGCTCCAAATATTATTGTGCTAAGAATTTGAAAAGATATTTGTTTCAGTATTAATAAATTTCACATATAAACAGAGGGTTAACCATTTGCCAAACAAAGCATTGATGCTATCTTTCGCTTTTCGAAACTTGAACTTACTAATATGAACCAGCCCACGGCTGAAAGAGTCATAAATAAGGAGGAAAAACGGCGCACAAAAACAAGGATAGGCCTGCACTGTAGAAATTTTCATAATGTAAGACACAAACCAGTTTTTTCTCATTTAAAAATTTCTCTTTTCTTGCCATCTCCCACTCAGCCACTTGTAATCCAatcttttttcgaaaattcgtGGTACATATAATGGAAAAAGAACAAAGCTTTTATATCTGtcctttgtctctcagccacttaTATATCTATTATCGACGCGGAAATTCACAAGAACACTAGAGATATAGCGCCTCTTTTGCTTATTTGAACCGCCCCATCATCTCAAGGACACTTCGCTAACTCGGTcaagtatgccaagtttgatgatgaaccgtccaggcgttccaAAGTTATGGTATACAAACACATTGATTTTTCATTAGAATACTTTGCTATCATATTCAAGAACTTTACGACGAAGGAAGTAATCTACACCGGACTGAAAGCGTAGTCTAGGAGAATTAAGCTTAAAATAAATACATCGAAGATGAAATCCATGAAAGCAAGATAGGCTCCCGCGGATGATAGTCGTTGAGTCGTGTattctgtcccatctacaaaaagggcgaccggctagattgctgtaattaccgcggcatcatgTTAGTCAACGCCGCATCAAGGTGCTCTcctagattttgttgcgtcgtctatccccaatagcaagaggatTCGTAAGGCAGTATCAAGCTAGCTCTATGGGGGCTCGTGCTGCTACggttcaaatttttactccgacaaatcctccagttATGTCGAGAGTAAAACGTGCCCATGCTTCATATtgtcgtggatttcagagcagcatatgatacagttgaacgagtacggttttccggacatactgacgcggctgataaaAGCTACTGTGGAGCGAgttatgtgctacgtgcgcgtttcggtcgagtcctttcgaatcgagcagagggttgtggcaaggggatggactgtcctgtagggtattcaatatcgctattgaaggtgtgatccggcgagtggaTATCGAAATTAGAGGAACAATctttagcaagagtagccaacacttagccttcgcagacgacctcgacaccattactagaaaccttaggaTAGTAGAGGCGATCTACACCAGATTTAAAACGGAGGACAgcgttacaaattaatgcgtcaaaaaccaagtatatggtaggaagaggctccagagaaagcaatgtttgcctcgcacggacagtgactattgacgacgatgaactggaagtggttgatgagttcgtatatttgggatttctggtcaccaccgacaataatacaagtaaggagatccaacgacgcattcaagctggaaatcgagcccaCTTTTCCCTCtgtaagacgcttcgatctagaagcatacgccgccgtacaaagtgacgatgtacaaagcgtTAATcagccggtagtcctctacggacttgagacagtaactttgcttacggaaggcatacgtgcactagtcgtatttgaacgaaagatgttgcggactatttttggtagaatacaaacggaaagcgaaaaaTGGCGGAGGCGCATGAATCACATGCTACAGGCGCTGCTTAGAGAGatccccatcgtacacctggcgaaatttgggagaaccccaccggcaccatgaatggaggggcccaacgtgctagatggctcgatcaggttgaagccgacttacgtgtgtcgagacgcgcaacgaactgGCGACGTAGGTAGTAAGTAAATGACTAATGGGGAAAGATGGTATCGGAGCAGAGATTATtcaaatgggaccagaaaagatGGCCTCTAGTCCACCGGCTAATAATTAGAATTTGGGACACAGAACAGTTACCGGGGaaatggaaagatggggttatcaaCCCGATCTACGAGAAGGGCGATACGTTGGATTGCGATCACCGTtgtcaatgccgcctacaaagtgctgacCCAAATAATTTTTCCCAGGGTATCACCAATTGCAAAAatatttgtgaaattttgtcaaTTCGGCTTAGTTGAAGGACGGTCAACAAGGGATCAACTATTTACACTGCGCCTCCAAAAACGCCTGAATACAGCATTCCCACgcgtcatttgttcgttgacgtTGAAGCTacatatgatactatcgactGAAAAGAGCTATGGACCGACTTTCCcaagaagctcatcaaactggtTCAATCTACAATGAATGGTGCACAGtgttgtgttcggatttcggctggattgtcaagttccttcgaatcacacagagggctttgtCATGGGAAAGGCCTCATGTCTACTgatcaacatagcgctacaagagGGTGTTATGAATCGAGCGCATATTAACACGCGGTACCCGCTCTTCAACAAATCTGGTCAATTCGTCCTCTTTCTGGTGACTTGGACCTTATCCGCAGATTATCTGTTGCAGTGGCACAATAATACGCTAGGATAAATAGCTAAAAGAAAGTATATGTTGGccggcggaaccgaggccgatgGACGCCGTTTGGGGAACAGTGTAACGGTCGACGTCGacgagtttgaggtagttgatgaatttgtctatcttggcACACTGCTAAAGGCGGACATTTGCACCAGCTGTGAGATTCGGAGACGTATTATTAACGGAGATCGTGCTTACTACGGGTTTTACAAGCAAATGCGATCGAACAGACTAAGTTCTTGTTCAAGGTGTACCCTGTATGAGAACTTCTTATTAAGAGGTTTATTAGGCTCTACAGGCATGAAACGtaaacaatgctcgaggagcaCTTGCGAGTGCTCGTAACGAAAGGCTAGtattaagaacgatcttcgacgGCGTACACTAGAATGGAGTATGAAGGcaaaggatgaaccatgaactcgtacagctctatggcgaatccAGTTTTCAACAGGTTACTAAATCTGAACGGATACGATGAGCATTGAATGTTGCTTCAAATCCGCTAGGAACAAAACGACCAGtggtgcagcgagcaagatggttagaccagatgCGTGACGATATTTTTCACAGGATTTTCTTCAAagggttatgtctgtttgtctgttcacggtgttcaaaataccgttattaaaaaataaaatagaccatttaaacggaaaatgccagttggtttgtattgccatcctacacctctgagccaatttttaaaaaaatcgatcgacgattttttgagttacgcccttttgaagttttaaagggcagattgctcatataaagtaaataaaaatcttcaatgacacttccaaaatgaacgtaaatcacagccggtattgactttttatgcaacatatgctcattgccgaccattttaaaggttttacgctgtattgggattaaccggaaatgttccggattaagttattgctgtggaaaatggccagtatcgaacatgagcaaatacttatcatgcgacaccgcaaattacgccagaattttaaaactagatcactgacagtcagatcaactacctagcactacgttggttatatctggacaagttcgggggtcttccgggaacacccagacgagtggccaatttcgtccataaacaaaagcttatcgtgcggcaccttaaatcacactagaattcaataactagatcaattgaagccaaatctgctatctagggtcaggtttgctcatatctggacatatttggggggGCTCCGGAAAcccctaggaaatgaccaatttcgaacatgaacaaaaactcatcatacgacaccttaaatcacactaaaacttttaaaatagattcaagtaagccaaattgagtaccaagcactacaatggccaattccaaacatgtctttattatcaaaaattaccacattgtgttattgacttcccaggggttcccggagtccctcgaatatgtccagatatgaccaaatctgatcctagatagcagatttggcttccattgatctagttattgaattctagtgtgatttaatgTATCGCATAAGTTTTTGCTCATGAACGAAATTGGCCActcgtctgggtgttcccggaagtccctggaacttgtccagatataaccaacgtagTGCTAaatagttgatctgactgtcagtaatctagtttttaaattctggcgtaatttgcg is part of the Sabethes cyaneus chromosome 2, idSabCyanKW18_F2, whole genome shotgun sequence genome and harbors:
- the LOC128734127 gene encoding cuticle protein CP14.6-like; its protein translation is MYRLTFFVLLIVGAISAARIERSPDGADADATVLSQDLILNGDGSYAFNYETSNGIKAMQRSSDGINANGEFSYLGPDGKEYQVSYVADERGFQPKGAHLPLEPPAPDYVIEMLEDLRATNNEDFDLAALDAAIARLKATHSSA